Below is a window of bacterium DNA.
GTCGAGGATGCGGCGCGTCTTCTCGATCCGCAGCGCGCGCCGGTGGCCCTCGTCATCGACGTCGGCGGTGTCGATGAACACCACGGGGCCCAGCGGCAGCAGTTCCATGGGCTTCTCGACCGGGTCGGTGGTGGTGCCGGCCACTTCCGAGACGATGGCCACCTGCTGGCGCACCAGCGCGTTCAGCAGCGACGACTTGCCCACGTTGCGCCGGCCGAAGAGGCCGATGTGGAGCCGCAGTCCCCGGGGTGTTGCCTGCATCGTCGAGTCCTTCCCGGCGGCCGTGCCGCCCTCAGGAACAGAGGTCCCGTTCGCCGTTCTCGCGCACGCGTCGCAGGCGGTCTCGCAGGTCAGCGGCCGCGGCGCCGCCCGGCAGCGCCGCGAGTTCGCGCGCAATCAGGGCCTCGCCGGCCGTGCGCGTGCCGGGCGCGGCGTAGTCGATCAGGTACTCCTGCAGCGTGGTCAGCGCGTTGGGCGTGCAGAAGCGCTTGATGAAGCCGGGGATGGCGAACTCCATGAAGTGCTCGCCGGTGCGGCCCTTGCGGTAGCACGCGGTGCAGAAGCTGGGCAGGTAGCCGTCGTCGACCAGCTCGCGCATCACTTCGTCCAGCGAGCGAGTGTCGCCGGGCGAACTGGCCGCGCTCCGAGCAGGGCAGCGCCGCAGGCTCGCCGTAGCCGCCCAGTTCAGGCGGGTGCCGGCGTCGATCTGCGAGACGCCGAGGGCCAGCGCGGCGCGGCGCAGGTCGGCGTGCTCGCGCGCGGTCAGAATCAGGCCCGTGTAGGGCACCGCCAGGCGCAGGACGGCGATCAGCAGCAGGAAGTCGTCGTCGTCCAGCAGCGGCAGGCCTTCCAGGTGCACGCCCGGGCGGGCTGCAGGCGCAGGAAGCTGATCGTGTGCGGGCCCACCGAACCGTTCCTGCAGGTGCAGCGCGTGGCGGACCAGGCCCAGCACCTCGAAGCGCCAGTCGTGCAGGCCGAACAGCGCGCCAGGGCCCACGTCGTCGCAGCCGGCCATCATCGCGCGGTCGAGGGCCGACAGGCGCCAGCGGTAGTCGCCCTTGCGGGTGCCGGCCGGGTGCGCGCGGGCGTAGGCGCCGTGGTGATACGTCTCCTGGAACACCTGGTAGGTGCCGATGCCCGCCTCGCGGATCGTGCGGAAGCCGTCCACGTCGAAGGGCGCGGCATTGATGTTCACGCGGCGGATCTCACCGGTGCCCTCACGGGTGGCGTAGACCTCGCGGACGCTGTCGGCGATGAACTCAGGGTCGTAGTCCGGGTGCTCGCCGAACACGAGGATGAGCCGCTTGTGCCCCTCGCGCTCGAGGGCCAGCACCTGCCGGCGCACCTGATCGCGGTCGAGCGTGGCGCGAACGGCCTCGGCGTTGCTGCTGCGGAAGCCGCAGTACGAGCAGTCGTTCACGCACTCGTTGCCCACGTACAGCGGCGC
It encodes the following:
- a CDS encoding 50S ribosome-binding GTPase translates to MQATPRGLRLHIGLFGRRNVGKSSLLNALVRQQVAIVSEVAGTTTDPVEKPMELLPLGPVVFIDTADVDDEGHRRALRIEKTRRILDRTDWPVVAADDGWGPFEDELVAELTCRGTPSSPSGTRPTWPPCRLRCPGASFLRGPRSPPPARASTPWAAN